The Pseudomonas multiresinivorans DNA window CGTGCCGCGCTTCCTCAAGGGCCAGGGCCAGGGCTGGCTGACCGCCGAATACGGCATGCTGCCGCGCTCCACCGGCGAGCGTAACCAGCGTGAAGCTGCGCGCGGCAAGCAGGGTGGCCGCACCCTGGAAATCCAGCGCCTGATCGGCCGTTCCCTGCGCGCCGCGCTGGACCTGACCAAGCTGGGCGAAAACACCCTGTACATCGATTGCGATGTGATCCAGGCCGACGGGGGCACCCGCACCGCGTCCATCACGGGCGCCACCGTGGCGGTGATCGATGCGCTGGCCGTGTTGAAGAAGCGCGGCGCGCTCAAGGGCAACCCACTCAAGCAGATGATTGCCGCCGTTTCCGTGGGCATGTACCAGGGCGAGCCGGTGCTGGACCTGGACTACCTGGAGGATTCCGCCGCCGAGACCGACCTGAACGTGGTCATGACCGATGCTGGCGGCTTCATCGAAGTCCAGGGCACTGCCGAGGGCGTTCCCTTCCAGCCGGCTGAGCTCAATGCCATGCTGGAGCTGGCCCAGAAAGGCCTGCAAGAGCTGTTCGAACTGCAGCGCGCCGCACTGGCGGACTGATCCGCACTCGATACCCAACGGCAAGGAGCGAAAGGATGAGCGACGAAGTACCGGTACAGCAGGTTCAGCCGAGCCAGGAAGCCCGCCAGTGGGCGATGTTCTGCCACTTCGCCGCCTTCCTCGGCTTCATCTTTCCCTTTGGCAACCTGCTCGGGCCGCTGATCGTCTGGCAGATCAAGCGTGAATCGGACCCGTTCGTGGACCGCCAGGGCAAGGAGGCACTGAACTTCCAGATCACCGTGAGCCTCGCGGTGGTGGTCAGCTGCCTGCTGATGCTGGTGGTGATCGGCTTCTTCCTGCTGGGGCTGGTGAGCATCGGTGCGCTGGTGCTCACCATCATTGCCGGGATCAAGGCCAACGAAGGGCTGGATTATCGCTATCCCTTCACCTGGCGCCCGATCAAATAGGGACTGAACTCCAGGCACGAAAAAGCCGGCTCGAAGCCGGCTTTTTTCTGTCCGCCTTTCGGCGGCACGACGGGGCTCAGATGCTCAGCGTCCAGTCGTAATCGACGATCAGCGGCGCATGCTGGGAGAAGCGCGGCTGACGCGGCAGCTTGGCGCCGCGCACGAAGCGGCGCAGACCCGGCGTGAGGATCTGATAGTCGAAACGCCAGCCCAGGTTGAGCAACTCGGCCTGCTCGCTTTCCGGCCACCAGCTGTACTGGTCGCCTTCGCGGTTGACCTCGCGCAGGGCGTCGACATAGCCCATGGTGCCGAAGATCTCATCCATCCAGCCACGCTCCGGCGCCATGAAGCCCGGAGATTGCTGGCATTCGCGCCAGTTCTTCACGTCCAGCTTCTGGTGCGCGACGTAGAGCGAGCCGCAATAGATGTATTCGCGGCGCTTGCGGCGCTGCTTGTTCATGTACTGGGCGAAATCGTCCATGAACTTGAACTTGTGGTTCAGGTTCTCGTCCCCTTCCTGCCCGGTAGGCAGCAGGAGAGTGGCGATACTCACCTTATCGAAATCGGCTTGCAGGTAGCGCCCGTAACGATCGGCCATCTCGAAACCCAGGCCGCTTATGACAGCCTTGGGTTGCAGACGACTATAGATTGCGACGCCGCCCTGACTGGGCACTTCGGCATCGCAGGCGTACAGGAAGTAGCCATCCAGTTGGTAGGACGGGTCATCCAGATCGAAAGCGGAGGCGCGGGTATCCTGCAAGCAGATCACGTCGGCATTCTGGGCTTGCAGCCAACTGAGCAAACCACGCTCGGCTGCAGCCTGAATACCATTCACGTTCACACTGATGATCCGCATAAATGGCCCCCAAAATCACGTGTGTGTATGATACCCGAGCTCAAACGGTTTAGCTAAATTCATACCGGCCGGTTCTCTCCCATGCACGCATATCAACGCGATTTCATCCGCTTCGCCATCGAGCGCGGCGTTCTTCGCTTCGGCGAGTTCACCCTCAAGTCCGGGCGCACCAGCCCGTACTTCTTCAACGCCGGTCTGTTCAATACCGGGGTTGCGCTGTCCCAGCTGGGTCGTTTCTACGCCAGCGCGGTGGTCGACAGCGGCATACCTTTCGACGTGTTGTTCGGCCCGGCCTATAAAGGAATCCCGCTGGCGGCCGCTACAGCGATTGCGTTGGCCGAACAGCATGGCCGCGACCTGCCCTGGTGCTTCAACCGTAAGGAAGCCAAGGACCATGGCGAAGGCGGCACGCTGGTCGGCGCCCCGCTGACCGGCCGCGCGCTGATCATCGATGACGTGATCACCGCCGGCACTGCGATCCGCGAGGTCATGCAGATCATCGACGCCCAGGGTGCCCAGGCAGCCGGCGTGCTGATCGCGCTGAACCGCCAGGAGCGCGGCAAGGGCGAGTTGTCGGCGATCCAGGAAGTTGAACGGGACTTTTCGATTCCGGTCGTAAGCATTGTCTCGCTGGAGCAGGTGCTGGAATATCTGGCCGGTGACGGTCAGCTCAAGCAGCATCTGGCGGCTGTCGAGGCCTATCGGGCGCAGTACGGTATCTAACCGCAACCAGGACGTAGGGCATGGCCAAGCAGGGTGCTTTCCGCTACAGGGTGTTGATGGGGCTTCTGGGAGCCATGCTCGCAGGCCAGGTTACGGCTGCCGGGCAGCCGACCAGCCAGGTCGAGATGTACCGCTACGTCAATGACAAGGGCATCACCGTCATCGACCGGCTGGGCGTCCCTCCGCAATACATCGGCAAGGGCTACCAGGTGCTCAACGACCAGGGCCGGGTCATCCGCGAGGTTCCGCCGGCACCGACCGCCGCCGAGATCGAGCAGCGCAAGGCGGACGCCGCCCGCGCCAGCTCCGATCAGCAACTGATGCGCATGTATACCAGCGTGGAAGACGTCGACCGTGCCCGTGATCGCAAGCTGGCCGAGCTGGATGGGCTGGCCAGCGTGGCCAAGGGCAACCTGCAATCGCTGAAGATGCAGCAGGCCAACCTGCAGGCCCGTGCCGCCGACCAGGAGCGCGCCGGTCGCCAGGTGCCGGACGACCTGGTCGCGCAACTGAACAACCTGCGCGACGATGAACAGCGCCTGCAGCAGGATATCGCTCGCTACCAGCAGTTGCGGGTTCAGGCGCAGAGCAGCTTTGCCTCCGATCGGGCGCGCTTCGCCCAGATATCCGGCGGTAATTGAAGAGCCTGCCGCCGCGCTTACTGCTGCGGCGAGACGCGTTCGAATTCGTTGATCTTCCCGCGCAGCCAGTCCGGCAGGGGCTGGCTCGTCCGATCCTCGCCGGCATAGGCGTAGATCAGTTCCCCCAGCGTCAGCAACTGTTCGTCGCACCAGATCGACACCTGGAAGGTCAGGCTGCTGCGACCCAGGCGGCTGACGCGCACGCCCATTTCCAGCCAGTCGTCGAAGCGCGCCGGCGCCAGGTACTCCAGGGTGGTCTTCACCGCGAACAGGTCGCCGCCGCCACGCAGCAGGTCGGCCGGGTAGCTCACGCCCAGGTGGCGGTAGTACTCGGTGGTGGCGACGTCGGCGTAGGTCAGGTAATTGCCGTTGAAGACGATGCCCTGCGGATCGACCTCCGACCAGCGCACGCGCAAGCCATGGAAGAAGCTGAAGTCGTTGCGGGAAACGGGAGACGCGGCCATGTCAGAAGGACTCCTGTAGACCTGTTCGAGGCCGGGCATCCATGGGGCTGAAGCGGCCTGGAACAGGCAAAAAAACACCCGCGAGGATCGCTCCTGGCGGGTGTCGTTGCGATCAGCGCTGCTTGCGGTTGGTGATCAGCGTGCCGACACCGCTGTCGGTGAAGATCTCCAGCAGCACGGCGTTGGGCACGCGGCCATCGATGATGTGCGCACTGGTCACGCCGCCTTGGACCGCTTCCAGGGCGCAGCGAATCTTCGGCAGCATGCCGCCGTAGATGGTGCCGTCGGCGATCAGCTCGTTGACTTGCTCGGTGGTCAGGCCGGTGAGCACCTGACCCTGCTTGTCCATCAGGCCGGCGATGTTGGTGAGCAGCATCAGCTTCTCGGCCTTCAGCGCTTCCGCCACCTTGCCGGCCACCAGGTCGGCGTTGATGTTGTAGGACTCTCCGTTGGCGCCCACGCCGATCGGCGCGATGACCGGGATGAAGTCGCCCTGCACCAGCATGTTCAGCAGGTCGACGTTGACCCCGGTGACCTCGCCCACGTGGCCGATGTCGATGATTTCCGGCTTGGTCATTTCCGGCGTCTGGCGGGTGACGGTGAGCTTCTTCGCGCGGATCAGCTCGGCGTCCTTGCCGGTCAGGCCGATGGCGCTGCCGCCATGACGGTTGATCAGGTTGACGATGTCCTTGTTCACCTGGCCGCCGAGGACCATCTCCACCACGTCCATGGTCTGCGCGTCGGTGACGCGCATGCCATCGATGAAGTGGCTTTCGATCGACAGGCGGCTGAGCAGGTCGCCGATCTGCGGACCACCACCATGGACCACCACCGGGTTGATGCCGACGGCCTTCATCAGCACCACGTCGCGGGCGAAGCTGTTCTTCAGCTCGTCCGTTTCCATGGCGTTGCCGCCGTACTTGATCACCAGCGTCTTGCCGACGAAACGGCGGATATAGGGCAGGGCTTCGGCAAGGACGCGGGCAACCTGGGCGGCGTCATCGCGGCTCTGGGTCATGGTGGGCTCCGGCATAATGCTACGTAAGTGTCAGAAGGGCAGGCTGAGGGCGGGATCGACCGCTTTCAGCTGGGTGCGGAACACTTCCTTGATGCGTTCCAGTTCGTCCTGGGAATCCGCCTCGAAACGCAGGACCAGCACCGGGGTGGTGTTGGAGGCGCGTACCAGGCCCCAGCCTTTGGGGTAATCCACACGTACGCCGTCGAGGGTGGTGAGGTTGGCTTCACCCCACTGGCCGCGGGCCTGCAGCGCCTCGATCAGGGCGAACTTGCCCTCGTCGGTGACGGTGATGTTGATTTCCGGGGTGGAGATGTCCATCGGGAATGCGGAGAACACGCGCTCGGCATCGCGTTTGTCGAGGCTGATGATTTCCAGCAGGCGCGCGGCGCTGTAGATGCCGTCGTCGAAACCGTACCAGCGCTCCTTGAAGAAGATGTGGCCGCTCATCTCGCCGGCGAGCAGGGCGCCGGTTTCCTTCATCTTCTTCTTGATCAGCGAATGGCCGGTCTTCCACATCACCGGGCGGCCGCCGTAGCCGCTGATCAGGGAGATCAGGCGACGGGTGCATTTGACGTCGAAGATGATGTCGGCGCCCGGGTTGCGCGAGACAACGTCCTTGGCGAACAGCATCAGCAAGCGGTCCGGATAGATGATGGTGCCTTCGTTGGTCACCACGCCCACGCGGTCGCCGTCGCCGTCGAAGGCCAGGCCCAGGTCGGCGCCGGTTTCCTTGACCTTGGCGATCAGGTCTTCCAGGTTTTCCGGCTTGCCCGGATCCGGGTGGTGGTTGGGGAAGGTGCCGTCGACATCGCAGTACAGCGGGATCACGGTGCAGCCCAGGGCCTCGATCAGCTGCGGGGCGATCACGCCGGCCACGCCGTTGCCGCAGTCCACCACCACCTTCAGCGGTTTGGCCAGGGCGATGTCGTCGCGGATCTGCTTGAAGTAGCGCGGCAGGATGTCGATCTGCTGCACGCTGCCCACGCCAGAGGCGAGATCACCGTTCTGGATGCGCTCGCGCAGGGCCTGGATCTGTTCGTTGGCCAGGGTTTCACCGGCTACGACGATCTTGAAGCCGTTGTAGTCCGGCGGGTTGTGGCTGCCGGTGAGCATGACGCCGGATTTGCCTTCCAGTACGTTGGCCGCGTAGTACAGCACTGGCGTGGGCACCATGCCCACGTCGGTGACCTGGCAGCCGCAGTCGAGCAGGCCCTGGATGAGGTGCTGGACCAACTCGGGGCCGGACAGGCGGCCGTCACGGCCCACGGAGACGCACGGCTCGCCGCGCGCAAGGCTTTCGGAACCGATCGCACGGCCGACCCAGTAGGCCGTCTCGGTGGTCAGGGTGTCGCCGACCACGCCACGGATGTCGTAGGCGCGGAAGATGCTGGCGGGCAGTTGCGGGGCTTTGGGCGTGCTCATAGCGGGTGTGTGCTCCAATCCCAGGAGATCCTGGTCTTCATCAAGAATGTCGATGTCCAGAATGTCGGTGTTCTGGAATAGCGGATCGACCAATGGCGATTCAGTGGCAGCGGCCGGGGCACTGGCAGCGGTGGCAGCCGGGACCGGCTGAACGGCTGCTGCAGGCGCGGAAGGGGCGCTGGCACTGGGTGTTTCGGTTTTACGGCGTGGCTGGCGGGCCAGCGCCTGAGCCAGTGCCCGCAGGCTCGGCAGGCTCAGCTCAGGAGCTTTGGCAGTGCGTTGGCCGGCGAGTTCCTGAATGAACTGCCCCAGGGCCTGGGCATCCTTGCTGACCCGGCGCTGCATCGCACTTTGCGCAAGGTAGAGGCCAAGCAGGCTGCCCACCAGTGCCAGCAGAGCGGCGATACCCAGCAGGGTTGGCGAGTACAGATGGTCGGTGACGGTCGGGCCGGGGGTGAAGCTCAGCTTCCAGTTCGGATTGCCACTGGGCAGCGCTACCGGAGCAGCGTCGCTGGCCTCCCCGCGTTGCAGCAGCAACTGGGCCGGCGAGTTGCCGAACTGCTGGGAAATCTGCAGCTGGCCGATATCGGCGGACATCGGCGGCAGGTTGCCGAGCAGGCGCTGCAGATCGACGACCAGCAGCAGCGAACCCTGGATCGAGTTATCCGCGGCGCGCAGGGCAACCGGGCTGTAGACCATCCAGCGAGTGCCGACCTTGTAGGCCTCCGGCGCCACAGCTTGGCCGCTTTCGACGCGGTGCAGCATATCTAGCGCGGCGTAGTTCAGCGGGCCGGGGCGGGCGGTGTCCTGCACGGCCTGACCATTGGCGTTCAGGTGGACGTCCACCAGTCCGTCCAGATGGCCCTGGGTCAGCGCCTTCTCCAGCGCGGCGATGCGCGTCGGGTCATTGCTCTGCAGGGCGGGCAGCAGTTGCGGGTCGCCCGCCATGGCGCGGCTGTCGGCGGCCAGCAGATTCAGGGACTGGCGCAGCGCGCCGGCCTGGCTTTCCGACCAGGCGTTGCTCAGCTGGGTGACGTGTGCCTTGTCGGCCTGGCCGAACAGGCTGAACCACAGCAGCGCGCCGGCCGCCGCCACACCGCCCACGGTAAGGACGAGGGATGGCAGCAGTGGTTTGAGGTCGACCTTGGGGGCCGATCCCTTGACGGGCTTCTCCGCCGGTACGAGTTCCGGCAGTTCGGCGCTGTCCTTGGCAGTGCGTTGGAAAAGTTTCATGCAACGTCTCCTCGGCGATTCATCCTGAAAGGGGTAGGGGTCAATGGCTGCCGGAGTGCCCGAAGCCGCCGGCACCGCGCTGGCTTTCGTCGAAGCTCTCGACCAGCTCGAAATGCGCCTGCACCACCGGCACCAGCACCAGCTGCGCGATGCGCTCGCCGATGGCGATCTTGAAAGCGGTATTGCCGCGGTTCCAGCAGGAGACCATCAGCTCGCCCTGGTAGTCCGAGTCGATCAGGCCGACCAGGTTGCCCAGCACGATGCCGTGCTTGTGGCCCAGGCCCGAGCGCGGAAGGATCAGCGCGGCCAGGCCAGGATCGGCGACGTAGATGGACAGGCCGGTGGGGATCAGCACGGTCTGGCCCGGCTCGAGGATGAGGTCTTCCTTGAGCATGGCGCGCAGGTCGAGGCCGGCGGAACCCGGGGTGGCGTACTGAGGCAGCGGGAAGTCGCTGCCCAGGCGGGAGTCGAGGATCTTGGCTTGCAGGGAATGCATTGAGTTCTCAGTGTTGATTGATGCGTTCGGCGATGAAGGCGACCAGCTGACGGGCAATCTTGCCCTTGCTGGTCTGGGCGAACGCAGTCTTGTGCAATTCGCGGTCGATGACCGTGATGGCGTTCTCTTCACTATTGAAGCCGATTGACGGATTTGCCACGTCATTGGCGACAATCAGGTCGAGATTCTTGTCCTTGAGCTTGCGCGAGGCGTACTCGAGCAGGTTCTCGGTCTCCGCCGCGAAGCCGACGCTGAAGGGCCGGTCTTCGCGCAGCGAGAGGGTGGCGAGGATGTCGGGATTGCGCACCAGCTGCAAGAGCAGGCCATCACCCTTGGTGGGATCTTTCTTCAGCTTTTGCGTTGCGACCAGTTCCGGGCGGTAGTCGGCCACGGCGGCAGAGGCGATCAGGATGTCCGCCGGCATCGCCGCTTCACAGGCGGCGAGCATGTCGCGGGCGCTGACCACGTCGACGCGGCTCACGCGGTCCGGGGTCGGCAGGTGCACCGGGCCGGTCACCAGGGTCACGCGGGCGCCGGCCTCGGCGGCCGCCTCGGCCAGGGCGAAGCCCATTTTCCCGGAGCTGTGGTTGGTGATGTAGCGCACCGGGTCGATGTTTTCCTGGGTCGGGCCGGCAGTGATCAGGATGTGCTGGCCGGTCAGTGCCTTGAACTCGAAGCAGTCGGCGGCCAGTTGCGCCAGTTCTTCGGCTTCCAGCATGCGCCCGGGGCCAACGTCGCCGCAGGCCTGGCTGCCGGCAGCGGGGCCGAAGAAGTGCAGGCCGCGGCTGCGCAGCAGCTCGGCGTTGACCTGAGTGGCCGGGTCGCGCCACATGGCCTGGTTCATCGCCGGAGCGAGCGCGACCTGGGCATCGGTGGCCAGAACCAGGGTGGTCAGCAGGTCGTTGGCCACGCCTTGGGCCAGGCGCGCCATGAGGTCGGCGGTGGCGGGGGCGATCAGTACCAGGTCGGCCCAGCGAGCCAGTTCGATATGCCCCATGGCCGCCTCGGCGGCAGGGTCGAGCAGGTCCAGGTGTACCGGATGGCCGGAAAGGGCCTGAAGGGTGAGCGGGGTGATGAACTCGCGGCCGCCCTGGGTCATCACGACACGCACCTCGGCGCCCTGGTCGCGCAACCGGCGGACCAGTTCGGCGCTCTTGTAGGCGGCGATACCGCCGCCGACGCCCAGAACGATGCGTTTACGATAGAGCCGCTGCATAGGCCAGCCTTAAATACGGAAATGGATGACGCGCGCTGAAGCCGACGACGCCTCCCCAGGCCTCCGGCTGCGCGCAGCGAGGGGGCTAAGATAGCACAGCGCCTGCGCGGGAACAGCGGGCGGCCTGACCGGGAGGTTCCTTGAGTATTCGTGATTGGCCTGCGGCGGAGCGCCCGCGGGAAAAGCTTCTCGAACGGGGCGCGGCGAGCCTGAGCGACGCTGAGCTGCTGGCAATCTTCCTGCGTACCGGCGTGGTCGGCTGCAGCGCCGTCGACCTGGCGCGGCGCCTGCTCAGCGAGTTCGGCAGCCTGCGGGCCCTGCTGGAGGCCGATCTGGAATCGTTCTGCAGTCACCTGGGGCTGGGCGTCGCCAAGTTCGTGCAGTTGCAGGCCGTGCTGGAAATTGCCCGGCGCCACCTGGCCGAACAGCTCAGTCGCGACTCGGCGCTGGAAAGCCCTCAGGCCGTGCGCGACTTTCTCAAGGCACGGTTGCGCCACGAGCACCACGAGGTGTTCGCCTGCCTGTTCATGGACAATCGCCACCGGGTGCTGGACTTCGAAGTGCTGTTCCACGGCTCCATCGACAGCGCCAGCGTCTATCCCCGGCAGATCGTCAAGCGCGCGCTGGCGCACAACGCTGCCGCGCTGATCCTGGCGCACAACCATCCCTCGGGGATTTGCGAGCCGAGCCACTCCGACCGCCTGCTGACCCGCCGCATCATCGAGGCGCTGGCGCTCATCGACGTACGTGTGCTGGATCACTTCATTGTCGGTGACGGCGAGCCGCAATCAATGGCCGAGCTGGGGATGGTCTAGCGCGTTACAGCTGCACCTTCGAGAAATCCTGGCGACCGAAGGGACTGACTGCATAGCCCTTCACGTTCTGGCGGGTGAGCGCCGAGGCTGTCGGGTGCGCCAGCGGCAACCACAGCGCCTGCTCGTGGATGATCTGCTGGGCCTGGTGGTACAGCGCGCTGCGCTTGGCCTGATCGGCGACCGCCTTGCCCTGGCTGATCAGGCTGTCGAGCTTCTCGTCGCAATAACGGGCGAAGTTGAGGCCGGACTTCACGCTGGCGCAGGAGAATTGAGGGGTGAGGAAGTTGTCCGGGTCGCCGTTGTCGCCGGCCCAGCCCATGAACAGCAGGTCATGTTCGCCGGCCTTGGCACGGCGAATCAGCTCGCCCCATTCGATCACGCGAATCTCGGCCTGGATGCCGATCTGCGCCAGGTCTGCCTGCAGCAGTTGCGCGCCGACGCTGGGGTTGGGGTTGAGCAGGCTGCCGGAGGGGCGGGTCCAGAGGGTGGTCTTGAAGCCGTCCTTGTGCCCGGCCTCGGCCAGCAGGGCGCGGGCCTTGTCTAGGTCGCGGGGATAGCCTTGGATGTCCTTGGCGTAGCTCCAGGTGTTGGGCGGGTAGACGCCGTCGGCGACGGTGGCGCTGCCGGCGAACACGCTCTTCAGGTAGGTGCCTTTGTCGAAGGCGAGGTTGATCGCCTGGCGCACCTTGGGGTTGTCGAGCGGCGGGTGCTGGCTGTTGATGCCGACGAAGGCGGTCATGAACGCCGGGGTCTGTTCGACCTTGAGCTCGGCGCTCTTGGTCGCGGCTTCGACGTCCAGCGGTTTGGGCGACAGGGCGATCTGGCATTCGCCGCGCTTGAGTTTCTGCAGACGCACGCTGGCGTCCGGCGTAATGGCGAACACCAGGTTATCCACAGCCGGCTTGCCGCCGAAGTACTCGGCGTTGGCGCTGTAGCGCACCACGGCGTCCTTCTGGAAGCGCTTGAAGACGAAGGGCCCTGTGCCGATCGGCTGGGCGTTGAGCTTCTCCGGGGTGCCGGCCTTCATCAGCTGGTCGGCGTATTCGGCGGAGTAGATGGAGGCGAAGCCCATGCTGAGCATCGCCAGGAAGGTCGCGTCCGGGTGGTTGAGGGTGAAGCGCACATGGCGCTCATCGACCCTCTCCACGGCTTTTACCAGGCTCGGCAGCTGCATCGACTGGGCATGGGGGAAGCCGCTCTGCGCGACCTTGTGCCAGGGTTGGGCCGGGTCGAGCATGCGCTGGAAGCTGAACACCACGTCGTCGGCGCTCAGCGCGCGGCTGGGCTTGAAGTAGTCGGTGTGGTGGAAGGCTACGCCCTCGCGCAGCTGGAAGTCGTAGGTCAGGCCGTCATCGGAGACCTTCCAGCTCTCGGCCAGGCTCGGCACCACTTCGCCGCGGGCGGCATCGAAGTCCACCAGGCGGTTCATCAGTACATCGGCCGAGGCGTTGGTGGTGGTCAGCGAGTTGTACTGCACCACGTCGAAGCCTTCAGGGCTGGCTTCGGTGCACACGCTCAGCGAGGCTGCGCTGGCGAGGGCGGGAGAAAGAAGGAGGGCGAGAAGGGCAAGACGCATGACGGACTCCGTGTAAGCTGGCAAGATGCCCATCCGCGAGGCTGGGCGGGTCATGCAAGGCTGTTGGCAGCCTCGAAGGAGCTACCCTAGACCAAGCCGCTGCCCGTCACAACGATGACAGGCGACGAACGGCACCAGTGCCGCGGCCCGCGGGGGCTGGCGTCGGCTTTTCCGAGTCATGCTTTCCCTTGCAGCGTGAAGTGACTTTCTGATATAAAGCTGCGCTCTTTTCTGGGGCCCTGCCTGATCCTGCGACTCGATCGCGGCGAAGCGGCAGTTAAGACCCCGGTGAAACTGAGAATCCTATTGAGTTAAGCAGCCAACCCATGCCGGGTTTGGCATGTGGTTTACAGAGGGCTGAGCCATGTCGAGAGTTTGCCAAGTGACCGGTAAGGGTCCGGTTACCGGGAATAACATTTCCCACGCACACAACAAAACCCGTCGCCGTTTCCTGCCGAACCTGCAGCATCACCGTTTCTGGGTTGAATCCGAGAAGCGCTTCGTGCGTCTGCGCGTTTCCGCCAAAGGCATGCGTATCATCGACAAGCGTGGCATCGAGGCCGTTCTGAACGACCTGCGCGCCCGCGGCGAAAAATTCTAAGGAGCTGCAGTCATGCGCGAACTGATCCGTTTGGTGTCCAGCGCCGGTACCGGCCACTTCTACACCACCGACAAGAACAAGCGTACCAAGCCTGAGAAAATCGAGATCAAGAAATACGATCCGGTTGTTCGCAAGCACGTGATCTACAAGGAAGCCAAGATCAAGTAATTGATCTTCGCCCTTGTGAAGAAACCCGCCCTTGTGGCGGGTTTTTTCTTGCCTGCGGTTTCTCACGGAACCGCAGGCACAAAAAAGCCCGCCGATCGGCGGGCTTTTTCATGTTCGGTGGATCAGGCCTTCTGCTCGAAGATCACGTAGACCTTGCGGCACGGCTCCAGCACCTCCCAGGTGCCGCTGAAGCCGGCGGGGATGACGAAGCGGTCGCCGACGCGCACGGTCTTGGCACCGCCATTGGCGTCACGGATCACCGACACGCCCTGGAGAATCTCGCAGTACTCGTGCTCGGTGTAGCTGACGTTCCAGTGGCCCGGCTCGCCTTCCCAGATGCCCACGTTGAACTGGCCGCAGTCGCTGGCGTAGTGGTTGCGCACGTTCTGCGCCGGGTCGCCCTTGATGATGCGGTCCGGGGCGGGGCGGTAGTGTTCGGGGGCGGTGGTGGCCTGGGCGAAATCGACGATCTGCTCGACGTTCATGGCGGTCTCGGTTCTTTAGAGTTGTTGGCGAGAGTGCGTGCGGGCAC harbors:
- the coaBC gene encoding bifunctional phosphopantothenoylcysteine decarboxylase/phosphopantothenate--cysteine ligase CoaBC codes for the protein MQRLYRKRIVLGVGGGIAAYKSAELVRRLRDQGAEVRVVMTQGGREFITPLTLQALSGHPVHLDLLDPAAEAAMGHIELARWADLVLIAPATADLMARLAQGVANDLLTTLVLATDAQVALAPAMNQAMWRDPATQVNAELLRSRGLHFFGPAAGSQACGDVGPGRMLEAEELAQLAADCFEFKALTGQHILITAGPTQENIDPVRYITNHSSGKMGFALAEAAAEAGARVTLVTGPVHLPTPDRVSRVDVVSARDMLAACEAAMPADILIASAAVADYRPELVATQKLKKDPTKGDGLLLQLVRNPDILATLSLREDRPFSVGFAAETENLLEYASRKLKDKNLDLIVANDVANPSIGFNSEENAITVIDRELHKTAFAQTSKGKIARQLVAFIAERINQH
- the radC gene encoding RadC family protein is translated as MSIRDWPAAERPREKLLERGAASLSDAELLAIFLRTGVVGCSAVDLARRLLSEFGSLRALLEADLESFCSHLGLGVAKFVQLQAVLEIARRHLAEQLSRDSALESPQAVRDFLKARLRHEHHEVFACLFMDNRHRVLDFEVLFHGSIDSASVYPRQIVKRALAHNAAALILAHNHPSGICEPSHSDRLLTRRIIEALALIDVRVLDHFIVGDGEPQSMAELGMV
- a CDS encoding ABC transporter substrate-binding protein, whose product is MRLALLALLLSPALASAASLSVCTEASPEGFDVVQYNSLTTTNASADVLMNRLVDFDAARGEVVPSLAESWKVSDDGLTYDFQLREGVAFHHTDYFKPSRALSADDVVFSFQRMLDPAQPWHKVAQSGFPHAQSMQLPSLVKAVERVDERHVRFTLNHPDATFLAMLSMGFASIYSAEYADQLMKAGTPEKLNAQPIGTGPFVFKRFQKDAVVRYSANAEYFGGKPAVDNLVFAITPDASVRLQKLKRGECQIALSPKPLDVEAATKSAELKVEQTPAFMTAFVGINSQHPPLDNPKVRQAINLAFDKGTYLKSVFAGSATVADGVYPPNTWSYAKDIQGYPRDLDKARALLAEAGHKDGFKTTLWTRPSGSLLNPNPSVGAQLLQADLAQIGIQAEIRVIEWGELIRRAKAGEHDLLFMGWAGDNGDPDNFLTPQFSCASVKSGLNFARYCDEKLDSLISQGKAVADQAKRSALYHQAQQIIHEQALWLPLAHPTASALTRQNVKGYAVSPFGRQDFSKVQL
- the rpmB gene encoding 50S ribosomal protein L28, translating into MSRVCQVTGKGPVTGNNISHAHNKTRRRFLPNLQHHRFWVESEKRFVRLRVSAKGMRIIDKRGIEAVLNDLRARGEKF
- the rpmG gene encoding 50S ribosomal protein L33, which encodes MRELIRLVSSAGTGHFYTTDKNKRTKPEKIEIKKYDPVVRKHVIYKEAKIK
- a CDS encoding cupin domain-containing protein encodes the protein MNVEQIVDFAQATTAPEHYRPAPDRIIKGDPAQNVRNHYASDCGQFNVGIWEGEPGHWNVSYTEHEYCEILQGVSVIRDANGGAKTVRVGDRFVIPAGFSGTWEVLEPCRKVYVIFEQKA